From Xiphophorus hellerii strain 12219 chromosome 20, Xiphophorus_hellerii-4.1, whole genome shotgun sequence, the proteins below share one genomic window:
- the LOC116709722 gene encoding uncharacterized protein LOC116709722, protein MDGVLEGAVVLSACKLVCNFLVLPSLAASHSPVSFCCCSLLIFTDFLVTAFLSFLCVLKSWLTELNPPGDVIALRFLLFLSHTYGAVLLLTTFLIATETLIRVLWPHAAADSRTIFCNDEEEEVGSVSDEGESLPQVVGFFCCLSVWIAVGFSVRWHWKLEEGWTAACLDKTDSLIRCLPNLFSPMHRVMDPYWSVAFLVLLGLLLTVSTGLQRRNQTSAEPKRTQDGAAPATFKPLHPEMFTPKCVDGDIPLISHGCLSEKMGRQEVKRTQKHVYLDLVRGQRLDSNQTRLSRRKQWGFPSLEENTVIAFVSVLCMFTLPFYLSVNTCLIRTIDSLLNGCIKSLLSSVSNSRDTASSLRVSQV, encoded by the exons ATGGATGGTGTGTTGGAAGGAGCGGTGGTGTTGTCTGCGTGTAAACTGGTCTGCAATTTTCTCGTCCTGCCGTCTCTGGCTGCGTCCCACAGTCCTGTCAGCTTCTGTTGCTGCTCCCTCTTGATTTTCACAGACTTCCTGGTCACAG CTTTCCTGAGTTTCCTTTGCGTCTTGAAGTCCTGGCTGACTGAGCTGAACCCACCAGGTGACGTCATCGCCCTGCGTTTCCTGCTCTTCCTCAGCCACACCTACGGAGCCGTGCTGCTCCTCACCACGTTTCTGATCGCTACGGAGACCCTGATCAGGGTGCTGTGGCCGCACGCTGCAGCTGATTCCCGGACAATTTTCTGTaatgatgaggaggaagaggtcgGCAGCGTCTCGGATGAAGGCGAAAGCTTGCCACAGGTGGTGGGGTTCTTCTGCTGCCTGTCGGTGTGGATCGCCGTGGGGTTCAGTGTCCGGTGGCACTGGAAGCTGGAGGAAGGGTGGACAGCTGCTTGTCTGGACAAAACCGACTCTCTCATCAGATGTCTTCCTAACCTCTTCAGTCCCATGCACAGAGTCATGGATCCCTACTGGAGCGTGGCCTTCCTGGTTCTCCTCGGGCTGCTGCTGACTGTTAGCACGGGCCTGCAGAGGAGAAACCAGACTTCTGCAGAACCAAAGAGAACACAGGATGGAGCGGCGCCTGCAACCTTCAAGCCGCTTCATCCAGAAATGTTTACCCCAAAGTGTGTTGATGGAGACATTCCCCTCATCTCCCATGGCTGCTTGTCAGAAAAGATGGGAAGACAGGAGGTCAAGAGGACTCAGAAACACGTTTACCTGGATTTAGTCAGAGGGCAGCGCTTGGATTCAAATCAAACCCGCCTGAGCAGACGGAAACAGTGGGGTTTTCCAAGCCTGGAGGAGAATACAGTAATAGCGTTTGTTAGCGTGCTTTGCATGTTCACACTTCCCTTCTACCTCAGTGTGAACACTTGTCTAATCAGGACTATAGACTCTCTGCTGAATGGATGCATCAAGTCTTTACTTTCATCTGTGTCCAACAGCAGAGACACAGCGTCCTCTCTCAGAGTCTCACAGGTTTAA